A portion of the Tenacibaculum todarodis genome contains these proteins:
- a CDS encoding type II toxin-antitoxin system RelE/ParE family toxin, protein MTSYKLSNIAKEDLLKIHKYGVEKFGMIQADKYFDSFFEYFDIITENPFSFESVDYIKIGYRRCVCGSESIYYKINGNTVEIMAIIGRQDLKNIT, encoded by the coding sequence ATGACAAGCTATAAGCTAAGTAATATAGCGAAAGAAGACTTACTTAAGATTCATAAATACGGAGTTGAAAAATTTGGAATGATTCAAGCAGATAAATATTTCGATTCTTTTTTTGAGTATTTTGATATTATAACAGAAAACCCTTTTTCTTTTGAATCTGTAGATTATATAAAAATTGGATATAGACGTTGTGTATGTGGTTCTGAAAGTATTTATTACAAAATAAATGGCAATACGGTAGAAATTATGGCAATTATTGGTAGACAAGATTTAAAAAATATAACGTAA
- a CDS encoding ribbon-helix-helix domain-containing protein, with product MARQSISFTQPNDEWLKSQVDQKEYTTKSELVNDLIRQARKQQRQIDWISAKLEKAEKSGFTNLNKEQILAESKSLI from the coding sequence ATGGCAAGACAAAGTATTTCATTTACGCAACCAAATGATGAGTGGTTAAAAAGTCAGGTTGACCAAAAAGAGTATACTACTAAAAGTGAGCTTGTAAACGATTTAATTAGACAAGCAAGAAAACAACAAAGACAAATTGATTGGATTAGTGCTAAGTTAGAAAAAGCCGAGAAAAGCGGATTTACAAATTTAAATAAAGAACAGATATTAGCGGAATCTAAGTCGTTAATTTAA
- the ade gene encoding adenine deaminase: MIVQGNIVDIQNKRIFKGEVEVENGKISAIREANHSKENYILPGFVDAHIHIESSMLVPSEFAKIAVKHGTVATVSDPHEIANVLGVKGVEFMIENGKKVPLKFNFGAPSCVPATSFESAGAIINAEDIKLMMENPDIKYLAEMMNYPGVLFDDAEVLKKIQHAKNNNKPIDGHAPGLRGDDVTKYIAAGISTDHECFSYDEALEKLQKGMKVIIREGSAAKNFEALIDLLPEHFENMMFCSDDKHPDDLLLGHINQLCERAVAKGIDVFKVLQAACVNPVKHYNLDVGLLQKGNDADFIVVDSLEKFNVLETYINGELVAKNGESFVKHVDFEVLNNFDTDKKNISDFRFESSSEKIRVIEALDGELVTNQLEEDSLIVDGNLVSSIDTDVLKMTVVNRYKNDEPAIAFIKNFGLKEGAIASSVGHDSHNIIAVGVSDEAICKAVNLIIENSGGVCAVNNSEEKIVSLPVAGIMSDKPAEEIGRAYAELDKMAKQMGSKLRAPYMSLSFMALLVIPALKLSDKGLFDGTSFKFTSLEIVK, encoded by the coding sequence ATGATAGTACAAGGAAACATAGTTGACATACAGAACAAAAGAATTTTTAAAGGTGAGGTTGAAGTTGAAAACGGAAAGATTTCAGCAATTAGAGAAGCCAATCATAGTAAAGAAAATTACATTTTACCGGGTTTTGTAGATGCGCATATTCATATTGAAAGTTCAATGTTGGTGCCTTCGGAATTTGCTAAAATTGCAGTAAAACATGGAACAGTTGCAACGGTTTCTGATCCGCATGAAATTGCCAATGTTTTAGGTGTAAAAGGTGTTGAATTTATGATTGAAAATGGAAAAAAAGTTCCGTTAAAATTCAATTTTGGAGCTCCAAGTTGTGTTCCTGCAACTTCTTTTGAAAGTGCTGGCGCAATTATTAATGCAGAAGATATTAAATTAATGATGGAAAATCCAGACATTAAATATCTTGCAGAAATGATGAATTATCCAGGTGTTTTATTTGACGACGCTGAAGTTTTAAAGAAAATTCAACATGCAAAAAACAACAATAAACCAATTGATGGTCATGCGCCAGGTTTAAGAGGAGATGATGTTACCAAATATATTGCTGCAGGAATTTCTACAGATCACGAGTGTTTTTCTTATGATGAAGCATTAGAAAAGTTACAGAAAGGAATGAAAGTAATTATCAGAGAAGGTTCTGCGGCAAAAAACTTTGAAGCTTTAATAGATTTATTACCAGAACATTTTGAAAACATGATGTTTTGTTCAGACGATAAACATCCAGATGATTTGTTGTTGGGTCATATAAATCAGCTTTGTGAAAGAGCAGTTGCTAAAGGAATTGATGTTTTTAAAGTATTACAGGCTGCTTGTGTAAATCCTGTAAAACATTACAATTTAGACGTTGGATTGTTGCAAAAAGGTAACGATGCAGATTTTATTGTTGTTGATAGTTTAGAGAAATTCAACGTTTTAGAAACCTATATAAATGGAGAATTAGTCGCAAAAAACGGAGAATCTTTTGTAAAGCATGTAGATTTTGAAGTGCTGAATAATTTTGATACTGATAAAAAGAACATTTCAGACTTTAGGTTTGAGTCTTCATCAGAAAAAATAAGAGTTATTGAAGCTTTAGATGGTGAGTTGGTTACCAATCAACTTGAAGAAGATTCTTTAATTGTAGATGGAAATTTAGTTTCAAGTATAGATACCGATGTTTTAAAAATGACCGTTGTAAATCGTTATAAAAATGACGAACCGGCTATTGCGTTTATTAAAAACTTCGGATTAAAAGAAGGTGCAATTGCAAGTTCTGTTGGGCACGATTCTCATAATATTATTGCGGTTGGAGTTTCCGACGAAGCCATTTGTAAAGCAGTAAATTTAATTATAGAAAATAGCGGTGGAGTTTGTGCGGTAAACAATTCCGAAGAAAAAATAGTTTCTTTACCTGTTGCAGGAATTATGTCTGATAAACCTGCGGAAGAAATTGGAAGAGCTTATGCTGAGTTAGATAAAATGGCTAAGCAAATGGGAAGTAAATTACGTGCACCTTATATGAGTTTATCTTTTATGGCATTGTTGGTAATTCCTGCTTTAAAACTATCGGATAAAGGTTTGTTTGATGGAACTTCATTTAAATTTACATCGCTTGAAATAGTGAAATAG
- a CDS encoding S28 family serine protease, which produces MKALKTIFILLFISVAIVSCSTKKKQQDGLTFKEQLAILFPKAKIDSVKITDHFTGAFELTLQQPLDHNNLKSGTFEHHIYVSHSDYNKPTVLVTEGYNARPQTYELSTLLKANQVQVEYRFYGKSRPDSIQWKYLKNDAAVADYHAIVTKLKAIYKTKWLSTGISKGGETVMIYKSKYPNDIDVAVPYVAPLINTQQDKRTTDLINSFGNKECRGKIKNFQRAILKNRKSIMAELKSFAEKKNVSFTKIPIDEALEHAVLEFPFSFWQWGSKCEDIPDESASPQDLFQYLKKVAGFYLFSDAGVYNYLPSFYQHMTELGYYGYDFTPVIDLLKFVKTTSLISFGPQDVALTYNPNYIKEVRSYIENKGNNILFIYGENDPWGACAPNPKPEVDALKMVLKGGHHGTRIKDFSKENQQKIYDKLQSWLGKDVKIYPFE; this is translated from the coding sequence ATGAAGGCACTAAAAACAATATTCATTCTACTATTTATTTCTGTTGCAATTGTTTCCTGTTCAACAAAAAAAAAGCAACAAGATGGTTTAACTTTTAAAGAACAGTTAGCTATCTTATTTCCAAAGGCAAAAATAGATTCTGTGAAAATAACAGATCATTTTACAGGTGCATTTGAATTGACCTTACAACAACCTTTAGATCATAATAATTTAAAATCAGGAACATTTGAACATCATATATATGTTTCTCACTCAGATTATAACAAGCCAACTGTTTTAGTAACTGAAGGATATAATGCAAGACCACAAACGTATGAGTTAAGCACCTTGTTAAAAGCAAATCAAGTACAAGTTGAATATCGTTTTTATGGAAAATCTAGACCAGATTCTATTCAATGGAAATATTTAAAAAATGATGCAGCAGTTGCAGATTATCATGCTATTGTAACCAAATTGAAAGCAATTTATAAAACGAAATGGTTGTCTACGGGAATAAGTAAAGGAGGAGAAACGGTAATGATTTACAAATCTAAATATCCTAATGATATTGATGTTGCTGTGCCGTATGTTGCTCCATTAATTAATACACAACAAGATAAAAGAACAACAGATTTAATTAATTCGTTTGGTAACAAAGAGTGTAGGGGTAAGATTAAAAATTTTCAAAGAGCTATTTTAAAAAACAGAAAAAGTATTATGGCAGAACTTAAAAGTTTTGCTGAAAAAAAGAATGTATCTTTCACTAAAATACCAATTGATGAAGCTTTAGAGCATGCAGTGCTAGAATTTCCTTTTTCTTTTTGGCAATGGGGAAGCAAGTGTGAAGATATTCCAGATGAAAGTGCAAGTCCACAAGATTTGTTTCAATACTTAAAAAAGGTTGCAGGATTCTATCTATTTAGTGATGCTGGAGTTTACAATTATTTGCCATCTTTTTATCAGCATATGACAGAATTAGGGTATTATGGTTATGATTTTACACCCGTTATAGATTTATTGAAATTTGTAAAAACTACCTCTTTAATAAGTTTTGGACCACAAGATGTTGCCTTAACGTATAATCCAAATTACATAAAAGAAGTAAGAAGTTATATTGAAAATAAAGGGAATAATATTTTATTTATTTATGGAGAAAATGATCCTTGGGGTGCTTGTGCACCAAACCCAAAACCAGAAGTAGATGCTTTAAAAATGGTTTTAAAAGGTGGGCATCATGGAACAAGAATTAAGGATTTCTCAAAAGAAAATCAACAAAAAATATATGATAAATTACAAAGTTGGTTGGGTAAGGATGTGAAAATATATCCTTTTGAATAA
- a CDS encoding ornithine cyclodeaminase family protein, with translation MDKIKQISNKFIEENTYFLELITELKQSFSSNEVIVPMRHHHDFPNPEVNADSTLLLMPAWNPSKNAGVKIVTVSPENGQFDLPSIQGTYIYFDAVKGSIKAILEAKSLTVIRTAAASALASSYLSREDSSTLLMIGTGALSINLIKAHAAVRPIKNVFIWGRNFNKAVAISEALKNENFTITPIRTIEEKIAEVAIVSCATLSKTPLILGKYLQKGQHIDLVGAYKKDMREADDETISKASIYLDTFQGGLKESGDIVIPLQNETLKKEDIKADLFQLCSNQKSGRNNQKEITVFKSVGHALEDLAAVNYYYNKFINEYNL, from the coding sequence ATGGATAAAATTAAACAAATAAGTAATAAATTTATTGAGGAGAATACCTATTTTCTAGAATTAATTACTGAATTAAAACAATCTTTTTCTTCTAATGAAGTTATAGTGCCAATGCGTCATCATCACGATTTTCCTAACCCAGAAGTGAATGCAGATTCTACTTTACTTTTAATGCCAGCCTGGAACCCAAGTAAAAATGCAGGTGTAAAAATTGTGACTGTGAGTCCGGAAAATGGGCAGTTTGATTTACCTTCTATCCAAGGTACTTATATTTATTTTGATGCAGTTAAGGGATCTATTAAAGCAATTTTAGAAGCCAAAAGTTTAACGGTTATAAGAACCGCTGCAGCTTCTGCTTTAGCATCAAGTTATTTATCTAGGGAAGACTCGTCAACTTTATTAATGATTGGAACGGGTGCGCTGTCTATTAATTTAATTAAAGCGCATGCAGCTGTTCGCCCGATTAAGAATGTATTTATTTGGGGAAGAAATTTTAACAAAGCAGTCGCAATTTCTGAAGCATTAAAGAATGAAAACTTTACGATAACTCCTATAAGAACGATTGAAGAAAAAATAGCTGAAGTAGCTATTGTTTCTTGTGCAACTTTATCCAAAACACCCCTTATTTTAGGAAAATATTTACAAAAAGGACAGCATATAGATTTGGTTGGTGCTTATAAAAAAGACATGAGAGAAGCAGATGATGAAACTATTTCTAAAGCTTCGATTTATCTTGATACTTTTCAAGGTGGATTAAAAGAAAGTGGAGATATTGTTATTCCATTACAAAACGAAACTCTAAAAAAAGAAGACATAAAAGCAGATTTATTTCAACTATGTTCTAATCAAAAATCGGGTAGAAATAACCAAAAAGAAATAACGGTATTTAAATCTGTGGGGCATGCCTTAGAAGATTTAGCAGCGGTCAATTACTATTATAATAAATTTATAAATGAGTACAACCTATAA
- a CDS encoding proline racemase family protein produces the protein MSTTYKNILSKTNFTPNKDWLKIKTIDMHTGGEPLRVIVDGFPELKGSSVLEYRRYCKENFDHLRTALMFEPRGHADMYGCILLPPNDNDGDFGIIFLHNEGYSTMCGHAIIAITTLAIKMNWITVTEGENILKIDAPCGRITSFANVENGEVKGVRFHCVPSFVVGLDRTLEIEGLGKITYDLAYGGAFYAYVDMAKNNFNFDLSTNSYRALITNGMKIKNAVLKADKEILHPFEDDLSFLYGTIFIDNNKQPTGNDSKNVCIFAEGEVDRCPTGSGVSGRMAIHKARNEIDYGETITIESITNSVFKGSIISEEDYGPFTAVIPQVEGTAHITGMHTFVVDPNDPMKNGFILR, from the coding sequence ATGAGTACAACCTATAAAAATATACTTTCAAAAACCAATTTTACACCAAATAAAGATTGGTTAAAAATTAAAACGATCGATATGCACACAGGAGGAGAACCGCTGCGTGTTATTGTTGATGGTTTTCCTGAATTAAAAGGAAGTTCAGTTTTAGAATATAGACGTTATTGTAAAGAAAATTTCGATCATTTAAGAACTGCATTAATGTTTGAACCTCGCGGACATGCAGATATGTATGGTTGTATTTTATTGCCACCAAATGATAATGATGGAGACTTCGGAATTATCTTTTTACACAATGAAGGCTACTCTACAATGTGTGGGCATGCAATTATTGCTATAACTACTTTAGCTATTAAAATGAACTGGATAACTGTAACTGAAGGAGAAAATATTCTTAAAATTGATGCACCATGCGGAAGAATTACTTCTTTTGCAAATGTAGAAAACGGAGAAGTAAAAGGAGTCCGATTTCATTGTGTGCCTAGTTTTGTTGTCGGGTTAGATAGAACTTTAGAAATTGAAGGTTTAGGTAAAATTACTTATGATTTAGCTTATGGAGGTGCTTTTTATGCGTATGTAGATATGGCAAAAAATAATTTTAATTTCGATTTAAGTACAAACTCTTATAGGGCATTAATTACAAACGGAATGAAAATTAAAAATGCCGTACTAAAAGCAGATAAAGAAATTTTACATCCTTTTGAAGATGATTTAAGTTTTTTATACGGAACTATTTTTATAGACAACAACAAACAGCCCACTGGAAATGATAGCAAAAACGTTTGCATTTTTGCTGAGGGAGAAGTAGATCGTTGCCCAACAGGTTCTGGAGTATCAGGCAGAATGGCAATACATAAAGCTAGAAATGAAATAGATTATGGAGAAACCATAACTATTGAAAGTATCACCAATTCTGTTTTTAAAGGTTCTATAATTTCAGAAGAAGATTATGGTCCGTTTACCGCTGTAATTCCACAAGTTGAAGGAACTGCACATATTACAGGAATGCACACTTTTGTAGTTGATCCAAACGACCCAATGAAAAACGGTTTTATACTGAGATAA
- a CDS encoding aminotransferase class III-fold pyridoxal phosphate-dependent enzyme has translation MLKTDYNQVKITTQKAEEILSEVFQIKGKAAILPGEIDFNFRIKVDNSEGYILKISRPNEDENYLDFQQKLLQYVAENGEDLIAPKVVNDKEGKVIATIKDDFGNTRKVRLLTWVSGRVWSSVNPQLNSLRSSLGKQCGLLTASLKGFNHKKASRAFVWDVAQSLWTKEHIHLFSDKKKEIITYFQNEFEAKKTSYDALRKSVVHNDANDNNVIVSKELINPTVKAAIDYGDAIYTQIINDLAIACAYAIMNHNDVLEACLPIIKGYHSTFPLQENELAHLYNAIAMRLVISVTKSAINKIEEPNNEYLLISEQRAWDVLKKWRAIHPQFAEYSFRAVCGFIAHPNEEKFKKWTVNNTFLLSDLFPTIQRNEAYHLDLSVSSKWIGHQNDFNNLDLFQFKIDQLQKKNPTKIFAGGYLEPRALYTSKAYDTVGNSGRESRTIHLGVDFWLPAYTPVHALFDGEVVIAFNDAGEKEYGGLVVLKHILEDFEFYTLYGHNTAESATKNKIGDLILKGDKIAELANYPENGNWAPHLHFQIMLSLFDYKIDFPGVAYLKQIDVWKSVCPDPNLLFKSDALIGKTTLSNESIINYRKQHLGKSLSLQYKTPIKMVRGAGQYLMDQFGKKYLDTVNNVAHVGHEHYKVVKAGQKQMALINTNSRYLHENMNELAKELIETLPKELNVLHFVNSGSEANELAIRMVKAVTGEKDMIASEVGYHGNSNMCVDISSYKFDGKGGNGAPEHTHIFPLPDAFRGKYRGENVACKYVAEVQKCIDNIQKKGRNVGGFIVEPIISCGGQIELPEGFLAKSYELVRQAGGICISDEVQTGVGRMGKTFWGFQLHNVVPDIVTIGKPLGNGHPIAAVACTQKVAEAFANGMEYFNTFGGNPVSCAIATEVIKTVKTEKLQENALEVGEFLKAELHKLSKEFPIIGNVRGQGLFLGIELVDVNLNPLAAQTDYLANRMKDHGILMSTDGLDYNVLKIKPPIVFTIENANELLLYLKKILKEDFMTVN, from the coding sequence ATGTTGAAAACAGATTACAATCAAGTTAAAATCACAACCCAAAAAGCAGAAGAAATTCTTTCTGAAGTATTTCAAATAAAAGGGAAAGCGGCTATTTTACCAGGAGAAATCGATTTTAATTTTAGAATTAAAGTTGATAATTCTGAAGGTTATATTCTAAAAATATCGCGTCCAAATGAAGATGAAAACTATTTAGATTTTCAACAAAAACTATTACAATATGTTGCAGAAAATGGAGAAGATTTAATTGCTCCAAAAGTAGTAAATGATAAAGAAGGAAAAGTAATTGCAACTATTAAAGACGATTTTGGAAACACCCGAAAAGTACGTTTATTAACATGGGTTTCTGGCAGAGTCTGGAGCTCTGTAAATCCGCAGTTAAACAGTTTACGTTCTAGTTTAGGTAAACAATGTGGTTTATTAACTGCTTCTTTAAAAGGTTTTAACCACAAAAAAGCATCAAGAGCATTTGTTTGGGATGTTGCACAATCTCTTTGGACAAAAGAGCATATTCATTTATTTTCTGATAAAAAAAAAGAAATTATCACCTATTTCCAAAATGAATTTGAAGCAAAAAAAACATCCTATGATGCTTTAAGAAAATCGGTTGTACATAATGATGCTAATGACAATAATGTTATTGTATCTAAAGAACTTATAAACCCAACCGTAAAAGCTGCTATAGATTATGGAGACGCTATTTACACACAAATAATTAACGATTTAGCAATTGCTTGTGCGTATGCAATTATGAATCATAATGATGTTTTAGAGGCTTGTTTGCCAATCATAAAAGGGTATCATAGTACTTTTCCGTTACAAGAAAATGAGTTAGCTCATTTGTACAATGCCATTGCAATGCGCTTGGTTATTTCTGTTACAAAATCTGCCATCAATAAAATTGAAGAACCAAATAACGAGTATTTATTAATTAGTGAGCAGCGTGCTTGGGACGTTTTAAAAAAATGGAGAGCCATTCATCCACAATTTGCTGAATATAGCTTTAGAGCTGTGTGCGGATTTATTGCGCATCCTAATGAAGAAAAGTTCAAAAAATGGACTGTTAATAATACTTTTCTATTATCCGACTTGTTTCCAACCATACAAAGAAACGAAGCCTATCATTTAGATTTAAGTGTTTCTAGTAAATGGATTGGTCATCAAAATGATTTTAATAATCTAGATTTATTTCAGTTTAAAATAGATCAATTACAGAAAAAAAATCCAACTAAAATTTTTGCCGGCGGTTATTTAGAACCAAGAGCTTTATACACTTCTAAGGCGTATGATACCGTTGGAAACTCTGGACGAGAAAGCAGAACTATTCATTTAGGAGTCGATTTTTGGCTGCCAGCTTATACACCAGTTCATGCGCTTTTTGATGGCGAAGTTGTAATTGCTTTTAACGATGCTGGAGAAAAAGAATATGGTGGATTGGTAGTATTAAAACATATCTTAGAAGATTTTGAATTCTACACTTTATACGGCCATAATACTGCAGAAAGTGCAACAAAAAATAAAATTGGAGATCTAATTTTAAAGGGTGATAAAATTGCTGAATTGGCAAATTATCCTGAAAACGGTAATTGGGCGCCACATCTACATTTTCAAATTATGCTTTCCTTATTTGATTATAAAATTGACTTTCCTGGTGTTGCTTATTTAAAACAAATTGATGTTTGGAAAAGTGTTTGCCCAGACCCTAACTTATTGTTTAAATCGGATGCATTGATAGGAAAAACAACACTTTCTAATGAGTCTATTATCAACTACAGAAAACAGCATTTAGGAAAAAGTTTAAGTCTGCAATACAAAACTCCTATTAAAATGGTTCGTGGAGCGGGTCAATATTTAATGGATCAATTCGGAAAAAAATATTTAGATACTGTAAATAATGTAGCACATGTGGGTCATGAACATTATAAGGTTGTAAAAGCGGGTCAAAAACAAATGGCTTTGATAAATACCAATTCTAGGTATTTACATGAAAATATGAATGAATTAGCAAAAGAGCTGATTGAAACTTTGCCCAAAGAATTAAATGTTTTACACTTCGTAAATTCTGGAAGCGAGGCAAATGAACTAGCCATAAGAATGGTAAAAGCAGTTACGGGAGAAAAAGATATGATTGCCAGTGAAGTTGGCTATCACGGAAACTCGAATATGTGTGTAGATATTTCCTCTTACAAATTTGATGGAAAAGGTGGAAACGGAGCACCAGAACACACACACATATTTCCATTACCAGATGCGTTTAGAGGAAAATATAGAGGAGAAAATGTTGCTTGTAAATATGTAGCAGAAGTTCAAAAATGTATAGATAACATTCAGAAAAAAGGAAGAAATGTTGGTGGATTTATTGTTGAACCTATTATTTCTTGTGGCGGACAAATAGAACTACCCGAAGGTTTTTTAGCCAAGTCTTACGAATTAGTTAGACAAGCTGGCGGCATTTGTATTTCAGATGAAGTGCAAACAGGTGTAGGTAGAATGGGCAAAACTTTTTGGGGTTTTCAATTGCATAATGTTGTGCCAGATATTGTAACTATTGGAAAACCTTTAGGAAACGGACACCCAATTGCGGCTGTTGCTTGCACTCAAAAAGTGGCAGAAGCTTTTGCAAACGGAATGGAATATTTTAACACTTTTGGTGGAAATCCTGTTTCTTGTGCCATTGCCACCGAAGTTATAAAAACTGTAAAAACAGAGAAACTACAAGAAAATGCGTTAGAAGTTGGCGAGTTTTTAAAAGCTGAATTACATAAACTTTCTAAAGAATTTCCAATAATTGGTAATGTACGCGGACAAGGATTGTTTCTAGGGATTGAATTGGTAGATGTCAACTTAAATCCGTTAGCAGCGCAAACAGATTATTTAGCAAACCGAATGAAAGATCATGGTATTTTAATGAGTACAGATGGTTTGGATTATAATGTTTTAAAAATTAAACCTCCAATTGTTTTTACCATAGAAAATGCAAATGAATTATTACTTTACTTAAAGAAAATTTTAAAAGAAGATTTTATGACCGTGAATTAA
- a CDS encoding 5-formyltetrahydrofolate cyclo-ligase, whose amino-acid sequence MKKSELRKLYKEKRNNLSEVEITQFQENMYQQIYDLDISNVKNVHLFLSMRKFKEIDTKPLIGYFRSKNKRIVVSRCNFESTTLSHFYFDEDTKITLNKFGVPEPINAEEILETELDLIFVPMLISDENNYRVGYGKGYYDRFLSNCRKDAMIIGLNFFKPISKIEGLHEFDVALDNVIYPR is encoded by the coding sequence ATGAAAAAAAGCGAACTTAGAAAATTATATAAAGAGAAACGAAACAATTTGTCTGAGGTTGAAATTACTCAATTTCAAGAAAACATGTATCAACAAATCTATGATTTAGACATTTCTAATGTTAAAAATGTGCATTTATTTCTTTCCATGAGAAAGTTTAAAGAGATTGACACAAAACCTCTAATAGGTTATTTTAGAAGTAAAAACAAAAGAATTGTAGTAAGTAGATGTAATTTTGAATCTACTACTTTATCTCATTTTTATTTTGATGAAGATACTAAAATAACCCTTAATAAATTCGGAGTTCCAGAACCAATTAATGCAGAAGAGATTTTAGAAACGGAGTTGGATTTAATATTTGTTCCGATGTTAATTTCCGATGAAAATAACTACAGAGTTGGTTATGGAAAAGGATATTACGATCGGTTTTTATCGAATTGCAGAAAAGATGCAATGATTATTGGTTTAAATTTCTTCAAACCAATCTCAAAAATTGAAGGTTTGCATGAATTTGATGTTGCTTTAGATAACGTTATCTATCCGAGGTAA
- a CDS encoding M24 family metallopeptidase yields the protein MIGIGGSTIKAELAAIKPTAHLVKPIQKEEFQQRIDKACKLMQEQNVPALYLHSGTNLFYFTGMKWNASERMVGALLFPNGKLIYITPEFEIGTIFDFMLIEGTVHGWEEHESPYQLFATLLKENDVASGAISMDEATPFFVFDGIRNCQDSYTLVSAKAITAGCRMIKSEAEIAIMQHAMNITLEVHKAVARILRVGISAKEVTDFINDAHIKHGAASGSYFCIVLFGVDSSFPHGVKTPKNLEENDMVLIDTGCMLQDYISDITRTYVFGKPNEEQTRIWNIEKETQQAAFDAAQLGNTCADVDNASRVVLESHGLGPDYKLPGLPHRTGHGIGLGIHEWPYIVRNDKTILTEGMTFSNEPMICVPDKFGIRLEDHIYMTKDGPKWFTKPMFSIENPFGV from the coding sequence ATGATAGGAATAGGAGGATCCACCATAAAAGCAGAATTAGCAGCAATTAAGCCAACTGCACATTTAGTAAAACCAATTCAAAAAGAAGAGTTTCAACAAAGAATAGACAAAGCTTGTAAGTTAATGCAAGAGCAAAACGTTCCTGCTTTGTATCTTCATTCTGGTACCAATTTATTCTATTTTACAGGGATGAAATGGAATGCAAGTGAACGTATGGTTGGTGCGTTATTGTTTCCTAATGGGAAACTAATTTATATTACTCCAGAATTTGAAATAGGAACTATTTTCGATTTTATGCTAATAGAAGGAACTGTTCATGGTTGGGAAGAACATGAATCTCCATACCAATTATTCGCAACACTTTTAAAAGAAAATGACGTGGCATCTGGAGCTATTTCTATGGATGAAGCAACACCTTTTTTTGTGTTTGATGGTATAAGAAACTGTCAGGATTCATATACATTAGTAAGCGCAAAAGCCATTACTGCAGGTTGTAGAATGATTAAATCGGAAGCAGAAATTGCTATTATGCAACATGCAATGAACATCACATTAGAAGTCCATAAAGCAGTAGCAAGAATTTTACGTGTAGGAATTTCAGCAAAAGAAGTAACCGATTTTATTAACGATGCGCATATAAAACATGGAGCAGCTTCAGGATCATATTTTTGTATTGTATTATTTGGTGTAGATTCTTCTTTTCCGCATGGCGTAAAAACACCAAAAAATCTAGAAGAAAACGACATGGTTTTAATAGATACCGGTTGTATGTTACAGGATTATATTTCTGATATAACAAGAACTTATGTTTTTGGAAAACCAAATGAAGAGCAAACTCGTATTTGGAATATTGAAAAAGAAACACAACAAGCAGCATTTGATGCAGCACAATTAGGAAATACTTGTGCAGATGTAGATAATGCTTCAAGAGTTGTTTTAGAATCTCATGGTTTAGGACCAGATTATAAATTACCAGGATTACCACATAGAACAGGACATGGAATTGGTTTAGGAATTCATGAATGGCCATATATTGTTAGAAATGATAAAACCATTTTAACCGAAGGAATGACCTTTAGTAATGAACCCATGATTTGTGTTCCAGATAAATTTGGTATCCGTTTAGAAGATCATATTTATATGACAAAAGATGGCCCAAAATGGTTTACTAAGCCTATGTTTAGTATTGAGAATCCGTTTGGTGTTTAA